A single Bacillus sp. HMF5848 DNA region contains:
- a CDS encoding YycH family regulatory protein: MYERIKSILLTVLIGLSITLTWMLWTYRPAYDYLETTKYILEQTVSNRKADIATIVKPERILFHKGDRHYGSSTFGEVYSIFQDMKKWKMEQFDQVLDTLDYEGFQDFIADNADVEIDFPTTIPIDAAHSMFQVAARNDNASFSFDKIILDVTSNRRGVYFISTYNNTIFRAEVERVYLDAFRDRYYQNATNYQSYELFKLTDSRSIYVLNEEIEMQRQQYYIETIEPEVFKDALFPDPTYVKRDIFTFGEKYTDGTSLMDVNHYDQLLLFVNTSSTNNANKRTTQLLEKSISFLNDHGGWTDYYLLSELDIYQEKVQFRLTIGGYPVFNQNGLAEIQQIWLDNEIFQYQRPYFNFGIPLNRDVIPVSMPSGLSVLEKLKSKKDFNMTMLEDITLGYELIKDPLLQKVVQLEPRWYAKYAGKWQPIVFNEVMNVGGDQ; this comes from the coding sequence ATGTATGAACGTATTAAATCTATTCTCCTAACTGTATTAATTGGCTTAAGTATTACGTTGACATGGATGCTCTGGACATATCGTCCTGCATACGATTATTTAGAAACAACGAAATACATCCTTGAGCAAACGGTAAGTAATCGAAAAGCAGATATCGCAACTATCGTAAAGCCGGAAAGGATCTTATTTCATAAAGGCGATCGGCATTATGGCTCATCCACCTTCGGGGAAGTATACTCCATATTTCAGGATATGAAGAAGTGGAAAATGGAGCAATTTGATCAAGTGCTAGATACTCTTGATTATGAGGGGTTCCAAGATTTCATTGCTGATAATGCCGATGTTGAAATAGATTTTCCTACAACTATACCTATAGATGCTGCTCACAGTATGTTTCAAGTAGCAGCAAGAAATGATAATGCATCTTTTAGTTTTGATAAAATCATTTTAGATGTAACTTCTAATAGACGAGGTGTTTATTTCATTTCAACATATAACAATACCATTTTCCGTGCAGAGGTTGAGAGAGTCTATCTAGATGCTTTTCGTGACAGGTACTATCAAAATGCTACTAACTATCAATCGTACGAGCTTTTTAAATTAACTGATTCAAGATCCATTTATGTGTTAAATGAAGAAATAGAAATGCAACGTCAGCAATATTATATCGAAACCATCGAGCCTGAAGTATTTAAAGATGCTCTATTTCCGGATCCAACTTATGTAAAGCGAGATATCTTTACATTTGGGGAGAAATACACTGATGGGACAAGCTTAATGGATGTTAATCACTATGATCAATTGTTATTGTTTGTTAATACATCTTCAACAAATAACGCGAACAAGCGAACAACACAATTACTTGAGAAAAGTATTTCATTTTTAAATGATCATGGTGGATGGACAGACTATTATTTATTGTCTGAGTTAGATATATATCAAGAAAAAGTACAATTCCGTCTTACAATAGGTGGATATCCAGTATTTAATCAAAACGGGCTAGCCGAAATACAGCAAATTTGGCTAGATAATGAAATTTTTCAATATCAACGTCCATATTTCAACTTTGGTATCCCATTAAACCGTGATGTGATCCCTGTGTCCATGCCATCCGGTCTAAGCGTGCTAGAAAAGTTAAAAAGTAAGAAAGATTTTAATATGACAATGTTAGAAGATATTACGCTAGGATATGAGCTAATAAAGGATCCTCTACTTCAAAAAGTGGTGCAGCTTGAACCGCGTTGGTATGCTAAATATGCTGGTAAGTGGCAGCCTATCGTATTTAATGAAGTTATGAATGTAGGAGGGGATCAATAG
- a CDS encoding two-component system regulatory protein YycI — translation MDWYRIKTIFIITFLVLNIFLGYQLYQKRNSSQLDIMTEATLEEQLATDEITYIDLPKDNLKGKYISAKSKAFSQQDLEKLDQHIVALPEPTRLQVRFAQPIPIPESNAVFFFNQFVKEQVINGTSYQLWNFNLETRAVTYIQVYNTKPIYHNVGGALTLFIDAENRIIGYEQTLLESITEFEEEKEILPAIKAIEILYDKNLLKPGSRVTRAEIGYYTLVQLTASQVLTPTWHIVINDKSHYYINAFEGQIINDDTSILE, via the coding sequence GTGGATTGGTATCGCATTAAAACCATCTTCATCATAACTTTTTTAGTATTAAATATTTTTTTAGGGTATCAACTGTATCAAAAGAGAAATAGTAGTCAGCTTGATATAATGACGGAGGCAACACTTGAAGAGCAGCTAGCAACAGATGAAATCACCTATATTGATCTACCAAAAGATAATTTAAAAGGAAAATATATTAGTGCTAAGAGTAAAGCTTTCTCACAACAAGATCTTGAAAAGCTAGATCAGCATATTGTTGCATTACCAGAACCGACACGATTACAGGTGCGCTTCGCTCAACCAATTCCTATTCCCGAATCGAATGCGGTATTCTTCTTCAACCAGTTTGTGAAGGAACAGGTGATTAATGGAACATCCTATCAACTTTGGAACTTTAATTTAGAAACTAGAGCGGTTACGTATATACAAGTGTATAATACTAAGCCCATCTATCATAATGTCGGTGGTGCTTTAACGTTATTCATTGATGCTGAGAATCGTATTATAGGCTATGAACAAACGCTACTCGAAAGCATTACAGAGTTCGAAGAGGAAAAAGAAATATTACCAGCGATAAAAGCGATAGAAATATTGTATGATAAGAATCTATTAAAGCCAGGGAGTCGAGTCACGAGAGCTGAGATAGGATATTATACTCTAGTACAGTTAACAGCTTCACAAGTATTAACACCAACATGGCATATAGTAATCAATGATAAATCTCATTATTATATCAATGCTTTTGAAGGCCAAATTATCAACGATGATACATCAATATTGGAGTGA